The following proteins come from a genomic window of Solwaraspora sp. WMMA2065:
- a CDS encoding Gfo/Idh/MocA family oxidoreductase gives MSVERLLHHPHVTTVLNLTVPAAHAEISGAAIDAGRNVYVEKPLTVTFPQGRSIIERAASAGVRVGCAPDTVLGTGTQTARAAIDGGLIGRPLFASAVMVTPGHERWHPDPDFYYAPGGGPLLDMGPYYLAALVHLLGPVRAVIGAASQLRDVRVIGSGPRVGQRIPVEVPTHVTGVLEHAGGALTTLTTSFDGVATTAAPIEVQGEKGTLAVPDPNTFDGEVRLFALDGPGWRSLEPRAGYVAASRGRSA, from the coding sequence GTGAGCGTCGAGCGACTACTCCATCACCCCCACGTGACGACCGTACTCAACCTCACGGTCCCAGCGGCGCACGCCGAGATCTCCGGCGCGGCGATCGACGCCGGCCGGAACGTCTACGTCGAGAAGCCGCTCACCGTCACGTTCCCGCAGGGACGGTCGATCATCGAGCGGGCGGCGTCGGCCGGCGTCCGCGTCGGTTGCGCGCCGGACACCGTCCTGGGCACCGGTACGCAGACCGCCCGAGCGGCGATCGACGGTGGACTGATCGGGCGCCCGCTCTTTGCGTCGGCCGTCATGGTCACCCCAGGACACGAGCGCTGGCACCCTGACCCCGACTTCTACTACGCCCCGGGTGGCGGCCCGCTGCTGGACATGGGGCCGTACTACCTTGCGGCGCTGGTCCACCTGCTCGGGCCGGTCCGTGCGGTAATCGGGGCGGCCAGCCAGCTGCGTGACGTCCGGGTCATCGGTTCGGGCCCCCGCGTCGGGCAGCGGATCCCGGTCGAGGTGCCGACCCACGTGACCGGTGTGCTGGAACATGCGGGCGGTGCCCTGACGACTCTCACGACCAGCTTCGACGGTGTCGCGACGACAGCCGCGCCGATCGAGGTGCAGGGGGAGAAGGGCACCCTCGCCGTACCCGACCCGAACACCTTCGACGGCGAGGTTCGCCTCTTCGCGCTCGACGGCCCCGGCTGGCGTTCCCTTGAACCGCGGGCCGGATATGTCGCCGCCTCCCGGGGGAGGTCGGCCTGA
- a CDS encoding NB-ARC domain-containing protein, with translation MKWRLLIVAVLILVVGVEGVLAWLFLRIGLGQSDQVASVLSLLLAVITATATVTGALRQRDRGTNLATTPVPAQLEAATRYFTGRAAEVARLAGQLRRSTTAPTVVLISGTAGVGKTALAMHWAHRSRVHFPHGQLHVNLQGYHPDQAVPPRDALAVFLSGLGVAGPSIPEGLDERTALYRSLVAGRRILVVLDNAASADQVRPLLPGTGPSMVLITSRDTLAGLSATTDVTRISLSRMPDTDSLALLSKLVGTRAEAEPAALRAVADGCSGLPLALRIAAQRLAENPAEPLAQLAQELVETTAMTALSPTGDSYGAIRTVFSWSYRRLPGEAERRALRMIGVHPGPDFDAYAVAALTSTTLGESRRLLTELARANLVEPRGDGRFALHDLLRQYALDLAGQENSVDEARRRLFDHYLASTSVAIGVSYPSLRTALPAVASSAAEIPELLGPETARAWLQREIPVLVRVVTTAERHLPRHAVDLARTLSRHLDTIGMLPTSTAVHEAAVRAATRLDDPAAFGAALHDLAAVELRRSRYGPTREYGQRALAAARRANDSRGQASVLLLLGLAAFWQGERARAMAGYREALDLAVAAGDEPLQGRIWYGIGTVLHDQQKRAAAADAYRKALDLAVRHRDEQAEAAAHSGLGRVAAVERQADEATGHHTRAIDMLSRLGDRTMLVGAFWEHADSLRDLDQLGSARDRYEQALDLAQELGDPGSCALILNALAETLLRQGRRLAARRAYERAAVAAAGCPDDIALAEAYHGLAGICVTCHRRTAAWRYATEARRLYALHNHPAASTLDDFIQQRLRRTRVTGRASRAESS, from the coding sequence ATGAAGTGGCGACTGCTGATCGTCGCAGTTCTGATCCTGGTGGTCGGTGTCGAGGGCGTCCTGGCATGGCTGTTCCTGCGCATCGGTCTCGGGCAGAGTGATCAGGTAGCGTCCGTGCTGAGCCTGCTGTTGGCGGTCATCACCGCCACGGCGACCGTGACCGGGGCACTGCGCCAACGGGACCGGGGCACGAACCTGGCCACCACCCCGGTCCCCGCGCAACTCGAGGCGGCCACGCGGTACTTCACCGGCCGGGCCGCCGAGGTCGCGCGGCTCGCCGGGCAGCTACGTCGATCCACCACGGCGCCCACCGTGGTACTGATCTCCGGGACCGCAGGAGTGGGTAAGACCGCGCTGGCCATGCACTGGGCTCATCGGAGCCGCGTGCATTTCCCCCACGGACAACTGCACGTGAACCTGCAGGGTTACCACCCCGATCAGGCCGTACCGCCACGCGACGCCCTGGCAGTCTTCCTCTCCGGTCTCGGTGTCGCCGGCCCGTCGATTCCGGAGGGTCTCGACGAACGCACCGCGCTGTACCGCAGTCTGGTCGCCGGCCGTCGGATACTCGTCGTGCTCGACAACGCGGCCTCGGCGGACCAGGTCCGTCCGCTGCTTCCCGGCACCGGGCCGTCCATGGTCCTGATCACCAGCCGGGACACTCTCGCCGGCCTGTCGGCCACCACCGACGTCACCCGGATCAGTCTGTCCCGGATGCCGGACACGGACTCACTGGCCCTGCTGAGCAAACTGGTCGGCACGCGAGCCGAGGCCGAGCCGGCTGCTCTTCGCGCGGTGGCCGACGGCTGCTCCGGGCTCCCGCTCGCCCTGCGCATCGCCGCGCAGCGGCTGGCGGAGAATCCAGCCGAGCCCTTGGCACAGCTTGCGCAGGAACTCGTCGAGACTACGGCGATGACCGCACTGAGCCCTACCGGGGACTCGTACGGGGCGATCCGAACGGTCTTCTCCTGGTCGTACCGCAGGCTCCCGGGCGAGGCCGAGCGACGCGCGTTGCGGATGATCGGTGTGCATCCCGGGCCCGACTTCGACGCGTACGCGGTGGCGGCGCTGACGTCCACCACGCTGGGCGAGTCGCGGCGCCTGTTGACCGAGCTCGCACGGGCGAATCTGGTCGAGCCACGGGGCGACGGGCGCTTCGCCCTGCACGACCTGCTCCGCCAGTACGCACTGGACCTCGCCGGCCAGGAGAATTCGGTGGACGAGGCACGCCGCCGGCTGTTCGACCACTACCTCGCGAGCACCTCGGTCGCCATCGGCGTGTCATACCCGTCACTACGCACCGCGCTGCCTGCGGTTGCCTCGTCCGCCGCCGAGATCCCTGAACTGCTCGGACCCGAGACCGCCCGGGCCTGGCTTCAACGAGAGATACCGGTGCTGGTGCGCGTGGTCACCACCGCTGAACGCCACCTACCCCGGCACGCTGTCGACCTGGCCAGGACTCTCAGCCGACACCTGGACACCATCGGCATGCTGCCAACATCGACCGCCGTTCACGAGGCCGCGGTACGGGCCGCGACACGCCTCGACGATCCGGCGGCGTTCGGTGCCGCGTTGCACGACCTGGCGGCCGTCGAGCTTCGACGAAGTCGGTACGGCCCGACGCGTGAGTACGGGCAACGGGCGTTGGCCGCCGCGCGCAGGGCGAACGACAGCCGCGGCCAGGCGAGTGTGCTGCTGCTGCTCGGCCTGGCCGCCTTCTGGCAGGGCGAGCGGGCGCGGGCCATGGCGGGCTACCGTGAGGCACTCGACCTGGCAGTGGCGGCAGGTGACGAGCCGCTGCAGGGAAGGATCTGGTACGGCATCGGCACTGTCCTGCACGATCAGCAGAAGCGCGCTGCGGCAGCCGACGCCTACCGGAAGGCCCTCGATCTGGCCGTTCGACACCGCGACGAGCAGGCCGAGGCGGCAGCACACTCAGGGCTGGGCAGGGTCGCCGCGGTGGAGCGACAGGCCGATGAGGCGACCGGGCACCACACGCGTGCGATCGACATGCTGAGCCGGCTGGGAGACCGGACCATGCTTGTCGGTGCGTTCTGGGAGCATGCGGACTCCTTGCGGGACCTGGACCAGCTCGGGTCGGCTCGGGACCGGTACGAGCAGGCGCTCGATCTCGCTCAGGAGTTGGGGGATCCAGGCAGTTGCGCGTTGATTCTCAACGCCCTGGCGGAGACGCTCCTGCGACAGGGTCGGCGTCTGGCCGCGCGGCGGGCATACGAGCGGGCGGCGGTGGCGGCGGCCGGCTGCCCTGACGACATCGCGCTCGCCGAGGCCTACCACGGCCTGGCGGGAATCTGCGTGACGTGCCACCGTCGGACGGCAGCGTGGCGCTACGCCACCGAGGCTCGGAGACTCTACGCTCTGCACAATCACCCTGCGGCATCGACGCTCGACGACTTCATCCAGCAGCGCCTGCGACGAACTCGCGTCACGGGTCGGGCGTCCAGGGCCGAGTCGTCCTGA
- a CDS encoding AfsR/SARP family transcriptional regulator: MAILALEANRVVTVERLIDAVWEESPPSTARGQVQICLSTLRRTFAGRDLASPFETHRCGYLLRVGDGQLDVDVFNRLIAEARSIMALGNLAAAAEPLRAALALWSGPALAGLPGRVIAAGRKRLEESRTAAIEERIRLDLALGRHEEVIGELIWLIERGRLRERLYALLMLALYRSGRQAEALDTYHAARTAFIDMLGIEPGDELRRLEQGILRGDTQLELSTHHATGWRGYRPAAPRPTPCQLPSDTADFIGREAEIAAACNALAPGRADGRAVPVVSVTGRAGIGKSALALHVAHRMLPDYPDGQLYASLDATQGSTEQVLRRFLRALGVDRADIPVEIDEQTHLYRSRLAGQRILVVLDGVTDESQVQPLLPGSGTCGVLVTSRSALVGLPGAHRVRPRPLSPADGLRLLGRIIGHQRVDTEADAADALVTFCGGLPLALRIAGARLTAREHWGIGQLVARMRDDTRWLDELEHGPLSVRASLAGSYRALPDGTRRLLRRLALLDCAQLPAWVAAALLDAEPTIAEDLLEQLTDAQLVDAERVPGGGQPLYRLPALVRVFAAERAEVEDTAVVREQSLRRVWATCLYLTGTASRPTDGAGVVPSPMVTDAAVDRLRADPVSWLTAELPTLMAAVHQAARLGWQGPAGDDASGSPRTATR, encoded by the coding sequence ATGGCGATACTGGCGCTGGAGGCCAACCGTGTCGTAACGGTGGAACGGCTCATCGACGCGGTGTGGGAGGAGAGCCCACCGTCGACCGCACGCGGCCAGGTGCAGATCTGTCTGTCGACCCTGCGCCGGACCTTCGCCGGCCGCGACCTGGCCAGCCCTTTCGAGACCCACCGCTGCGGATATCTTCTCCGGGTCGGCGACGGTCAACTCGACGTCGACGTGTTCAACCGGCTCATCGCCGAGGCACGCTCCATCATGGCCCTCGGCAATCTGGCCGCAGCCGCCGAACCGCTGCGCGCGGCTCTGGCGCTGTGGAGCGGTCCCGCCCTGGCCGGCCTGCCGGGACGGGTCATCGCAGCAGGCCGTAAACGGCTCGAGGAGTCGCGAACCGCCGCGATCGAGGAGCGGATCCGACTCGATCTGGCCCTGGGCCGCCACGAGGAGGTGATCGGTGAGCTGATCTGGCTCATCGAACGCGGCCGGCTACGCGAGCGGCTGTACGCACTTCTGATGCTGGCGTTGTACCGCTCAGGCCGGCAGGCAGAGGCGCTGGACACTTACCACGCCGCGCGGACCGCGTTCATCGACATGCTCGGCATCGAACCGGGCGACGAGCTACGCCGGCTCGAACAGGGAATTCTCCGCGGCGATACCCAACTGGAGCTGTCCACACACCACGCCACTGGCTGGCGGGGGTACCGGCCGGCCGCACCGCGCCCCACGCCGTGCCAGTTGCCGTCCGACACGGCCGACTTCATCGGCCGCGAAGCCGAGATCGCCGCCGCCTGCAACGCCCTGGCCCCGGGCCGGGCCGACGGAAGGGCAGTGCCGGTGGTCTCCGTCACCGGCCGCGCCGGCATCGGCAAATCCGCCCTGGCCCTGCACGTGGCACACCGGATGCTCCCCGACTACCCGGACGGACAGCTCTACGCGTCGCTCGACGCGACGCAGGGCAGCACGGAGCAGGTGCTGCGCCGCTTCCTTCGGGCGCTCGGCGTCGACCGGGCCGACATACCAGTGGAGATCGACGAGCAGACCCACCTGTACCGGAGCCGACTCGCGGGTCAGCGGATCCTCGTCGTGCTCGACGGCGTCACCGACGAGTCGCAGGTCCAGCCGCTGCTGCCCGGGAGCGGCACCTGTGGTGTGCTCGTCACCAGCCGGTCCGCCCTGGTTGGCCTGCCCGGCGCGCACCGTGTCCGGCCCCGGCCGCTCAGTCCCGCCGACGGGCTGCGGCTGCTCGGCAGGATCATCGGTCACCAGCGGGTGGACACCGAGGCGGACGCGGCGGACGCTCTCGTCACCTTCTGTGGCGGGCTGCCTCTCGCCCTGCGGATCGCCGGTGCCCGGCTGACCGCGCGGGAGCACTGGGGCATCGGCCAGCTCGTGGCGCGGATGCGCGACGACACGCGGTGGCTCGACGAGCTGGAGCACGGGCCGCTCAGTGTGCGGGCGAGCCTGGCGGGTAGCTACCGGGCCCTGCCCGACGGCACCCGACGGCTGCTGCGCCGGCTCGCGCTGCTGGACTGCGCCCAGCTCCCGGCCTGGGTCGCGGCGGCTCTGCTGGACGCCGAACCGACCATCGCCGAGGACCTGCTCGAACAGTTGACCGACGCGCAGCTGGTGGACGCGGAGCGCGTGCCGGGTGGTGGCCAACCGCTGTACCGGTTGCCGGCGCTGGTCCGCGTGTTCGCCGCGGAACGCGCCGAGGTCGAGGACACCGCGGTGGTACGGGAGCAGTCGCTGCGCCGGGTCTGGGCCACCTGCCTGTACCTGACCGGTACGGCGAGCCGACCGACGGACGGCGCCGGCGTGGTGCCCTCGCCGATGGTGACCGACGCGGCGGTGGACCGGCTGCGTGCCGATCCGGTCAGCTGGCTGACCGCCGAACTGCCCACCCTGATGGCCGCGGTGCACCAGGCGGCCCGGCTCGGCTGGCAGGGTCCGGCCGGTGACGACGCCTCCGGTTCGCCGCGTACCGCCACCAGGTAG
- a CDS encoding glycosyltransferase, producing the protein MALTVSVVIPNYNYARTLDACLRSVYGQTYPPHEVIVVDDHSTDGSRDIAARFPCRTVVHPDNRGVSAARNTGAALASGDVLFFLDSDEALEPDAIANAVAILRDDPDVGCVHGVIAPEPLVDDGPVEWYRTLHAYWWLRRHAGPVRTAFFAQAAIRRSIFDEVGPFDEQLRDSEDLEYSDRLAPRTRIVLSERVVARHDEVARLGPLLAEQFRRSQLLARTVLAARRKGRASVTANRPTGILAVAGALGMLPMAVIHSAFALGSALLVAVFAVCDLGLLRFVAHHRGRRFLPFFLGVHLLLHVALVAGAALGCVRLLLGTRPTRWLTPVVLVAAVVALGFTVRAAGTAPLVALSRPAGLPLLLAATAANLAGLLIGMVAWRVLVPVRGLPAARIFFLGQLGKYLPGRVWGVVTHVDLGRQAGAPAERMITAYLVSIGLTILAGAGVGLLAAPGPWILLPLVGFVALLVRPALLDRPVALVARLVRRPVTPLRPAAVRAALALALLSWLVSGLHLWALAVALGAPADRSAAVAVGAFALATVAGSLSIVAPDGWGVREFALAAALATVLPWGVAGTVALASRLICVVVEIGTSLAVLGLARFLHRGESHVHAVHP; encoded by the coding sequence ATGGCCCTCACCGTCTCCGTAGTCATCCCCAACTACAACTACGCCAGGACCCTCGACGCCTGCCTGCGCTCGGTGTACGGGCAGACGTACCCGCCGCACGAGGTCATCGTCGTCGACGACCACAGCACGGACGGCTCGCGGGATATCGCCGCGCGGTTCCCGTGCCGGACCGTCGTCCACCCCGACAACCGGGGCGTCTCCGCCGCCCGCAACACCGGAGCCGCCCTCGCCTCCGGCGACGTGCTGTTCTTCCTCGACTCCGACGAGGCGCTGGAGCCCGACGCCATCGCCAACGCGGTGGCGATCCTGCGCGACGATCCGGACGTCGGCTGCGTGCACGGGGTGATCGCACCGGAGCCGCTCGTCGACGACGGACCGGTCGAGTGGTACCGCACGCTGCACGCGTACTGGTGGCTACGGCGGCACGCCGGCCCGGTCCGGACCGCCTTCTTCGCCCAGGCGGCGATCCGCCGCTCGATATTCGACGAGGTCGGGCCGTTCGACGAGCAACTACGTGACTCCGAGGACCTGGAGTACAGCGACCGACTCGCCCCGCGTACCCGGATCGTGCTCAGCGAGCGCGTCGTCGCCCGGCACGACGAGGTCGCCCGGCTCGGTCCGCTGCTGGCCGAGCAGTTCCGCCGGTCCCAACTGCTCGCCCGGACCGTACTGGCCGCCCGCCGCAAGGGCCGCGCCAGCGTGACCGCGAACCGCCCCACCGGAATCCTCGCCGTGGCGGGGGCGCTGGGCATGCTCCCGATGGCCGTGATCCATTCGGCCTTCGCCCTCGGTTCGGCGCTGCTGGTCGCCGTCTTCGCGGTCTGCGACCTCGGGCTGCTGCGGTTCGTCGCCCACCACCGTGGTCGCCGTTTCCTGCCGTTCTTCCTCGGGGTGCACCTGCTGCTGCACGTCGCGCTGGTCGCCGGGGCGGCGCTGGGCTGCGTACGGCTGCTGCTCGGCACCCGGCCGACGCGCTGGCTCACCCCGGTGGTGCTGGTCGCCGCCGTGGTCGCGCTCGGCTTCACGGTACGCGCCGCTGGCACCGCACCACTGGTTGCGCTGAGTCGCCCGGCCGGCCTGCCGCTGCTGCTGGCGGCGACCGCCGCGAACCTGGCCGGGTTGCTGATCGGCATGGTGGCGTGGCGGGTCCTGGTCCCAGTCCGCGGCCTCCCGGCGGCCCGGATCTTCTTCCTCGGCCAACTCGGCAAGTACTTGCCCGGACGGGTCTGGGGCGTGGTCACCCACGTGGACCTGGGCCGGCAGGCCGGGGCACCTGCCGAACGCATGATCACCGCCTACCTGGTCAGTATCGGGCTCACCATCCTCGCCGGGGCCGGGGTGGGACTGCTCGCCGCGCCGGGGCCCTGGATCCTGCTGCCCCTCGTCGGATTCGTCGCCCTGCTGGTCCGCCCGGCGCTGCTCGACCGGCCCGTCGCCCTGGTCGCCCGGCTCGTCCGACGCCCGGTCACCCCGCTTCGGCCGGCGGCGGTCCGCGCCGCGCTGGCGCTGGCACTGCTGTCCTGGCTGGTCTCCGGCCTGCACCTGTGGGCGCTGGCGGTGGCGCTCGGCGCGCCGGCCGACCGTTCGGCAGCGGTCGCTGTCGGCGCGTTCGCACTGGCCACCGTGGCCGGCAGCCTGTCAATCGTCGCACCTGACGGCTGGGGGGTACGCGAGTTCGCGCTCGCCGCCGCTCTGGCCACCGTCCTGCCCTGGGGGGTGGCCGGCACGGTCGCCCTCGCCAGCCGGCTGATCTGCGTCGTCGTCGAGATCGGTACCTCCCTCGCCGTACTCGGCCTGGCCCGTTTCCTGCACCGAGGAGAGTCGCATGTCCACGCTGTTCACCCTTGA
- a CDS encoding aminotransferase class III-fold pyridoxal phosphate-dependent enzyme yields MTSFGFGRELVDRAEGAYLYQRDGRRILDVTGGVGVLNHGHNHPRILAARRRYTDRHRMEVHKTYFSPYLAALSHNLAQVLPGDLNMSFLPNSGAEAVEGAVKLAYKYHDGRRATVLRADISFHGKLLGSGGLTGQSQYAFPTIPGIDTFTYGDLESVRAAVTRHRGDVYAILIEPFSASTIRWCSAEFLYGLRELCTEQDIVLVFDEIYTGWGKTGSLFYFMRHEGLIPDVLTTSKSFGGGKSSISAFVAREPLYRRAYDNLGDALLQSTSTTYYGFGEECATALEAVNVAVADDYPALARDLERVLRPGLARIAKQYPDIVSQVAGAGALWGVFIDGGPRILDLVAKLAPGGMAKDPRFRTKLVTCAVINALYHDHDVFAYYTLNGRNPLIIAPSLVTVPADVERAVDSLDRTLAHGLGRLVTRFVREKVSTLW; encoded by the coding sequence ATGACCTCGTTCGGGTTCGGCCGAGAACTGGTCGACCGCGCCGAGGGCGCCTACCTCTACCAACGGGACGGCCGCCGAATCCTCGACGTCACCGGCGGGGTCGGCGTGCTCAACCACGGCCACAACCACCCGCGGATCCTGGCCGCCCGACGACGGTACACCGACCGGCACCGGATGGAGGTGCACAAGACCTACTTCTCCCCGTACCTGGCGGCGCTGTCCCACAACCTCGCCCAGGTGCTCCCCGGCGACCTGAACATGTCGTTCCTGCCGAACTCCGGCGCCGAGGCGGTGGAGGGTGCGGTCAAGCTCGCGTACAAGTACCACGACGGGCGCCGCGCGACGGTGCTGCGCGCCGACATCAGCTTCCACGGCAAGCTGCTGGGCTCGGGTGGCCTGACCGGGCAGAGCCAGTACGCCTTCCCCACCATCCCCGGTATCGACACCTTCACCTACGGCGATCTGGAGTCGGTGCGCGCCGCCGTCACCCGCCACCGGGGCGACGTCTACGCCATCCTCATCGAACCGTTCAGCGCGTCGACGATCCGCTGGTGCTCGGCCGAGTTCCTCTACGGCCTACGCGAACTCTGCACCGAGCAGGACATCGTCCTGGTCTTCGACGAGATCTACACCGGCTGGGGCAAGACCGGCAGCCTCTTCTACTTCATGCGCCACGAGGGGCTGATCCCCGACGTGCTGACCACGTCGAAGTCGTTCGGTGGCGGCAAGTCGTCGATCTCCGCGTTCGTGGCCCGGGAACCGCTGTACCGCAGGGCCTACGACAACCTCGGCGACGCGTTGCTGCAGAGCACCAGCACCACCTACTACGGCTTCGGCGAGGAATGCGCCACCGCGTTGGAAGCGGTCAACGTCGCGGTCGCCGACGACTACCCGGCCCTGGCCCGCGACCTGGAACGGGTCCTGCGTCCCGGCCTGGCGCGGATCGCCAAGCAGTACCCGGACATCGTCAGCCAGGTGGCCGGCGCCGGTGCGCTGTGGGGGGTCTTCATCGACGGCGGCCCACGGATCCTCGACCTCGTGGCCAAGCTGGCACCCGGCGGCATGGCCAAGGACCCACGATTCAGGACGAAGCTGGTCACCTGCGCCGTGATCAACGCGCTCTATCACGACCACGACGTGTTCGCCTACTACACCCTCAACGGGCGCAACCCGTTGATCATCGCGCCGAGTCTGGTGACCGTGCCCGCGGACGTCGAACGCGCCGTGGACAGCCTGGACCGCACTCTCGCCCATGGGCTCGGGCGGCTGGTCACCCGGTTCGTCCGGGAGAAGGTGAGCACGCTGTGGTGA
- a CDS encoding NAD-dependent epimerase/dehydratase family protein yields MVSRTVVVTGAAGMLGSHLAARLRADGHHVRGIDLRPGVDVAVTGDVRDPAAMSRAVAGADAVVHCASALPSYPVAEIRSIIVDGARTVLTAAVRAGVARVVHISSTAVYGLPRTVPTTEEHPREPVDPYSAAKSAAEEYAERLRADGACLPIVRPKTFLGPGRMGLFSMLFEWAEEGRNFPVIGRGDVRIQMLALSDLVDAVTTVLDAPDPVANDTYNLGAASFGTLREDFQAVLDAAGHGGRVVSVPSRPALALLGTLERLRLSPVYGRLLHKLTADSFVCIDKARDRLGFTPRMSNQDAILDTYAWWRDQRKEPRDAAQNTGRTSRDPWRQGALAAAKVFF; encoded by the coding sequence GTGGTGAGCCGGACGGTCGTCGTCACCGGAGCCGCCGGCATGCTCGGCTCCCACCTCGCCGCCCGGCTGCGCGCCGACGGCCACCACGTCCGCGGCATCGATCTGCGCCCCGGCGTCGACGTCGCGGTGACCGGCGACGTAAGGGATCCGGCCGCGATGTCCCGGGCGGTGGCGGGCGCCGACGCCGTCGTGCACTGCGCGTCGGCGCTGCCCAGCTACCCGGTCGCCGAGATCCGGTCGATCATCGTCGACGGCGCGCGGACCGTGCTGACGGCTGCGGTCCGGGCCGGGGTGGCCCGGGTGGTGCACATCTCGTCCACCGCCGTCTACGGCCTGCCCCGGACCGTACCCACGACGGAGGAACACCCCCGGGAGCCGGTCGACCCGTACAGCGCCGCGAAGTCCGCCGCGGAGGAGTACGCCGAACGGCTGCGCGCCGACGGCGCCTGCCTGCCGATCGTGCGGCCCAAGACGTTCCTCGGCCCCGGCCGGATGGGGCTGTTCTCCATGCTGTTCGAGTGGGCCGAGGAAGGCCGCAACTTCCCGGTGATCGGCCGTGGCGACGTGCGCATCCAGATGCTCGCCCTGTCCGACCTCGTCGACGCGGTGACCACCGTGCTGGACGCGCCCGACCCGGTGGCCAACGACACGTACAACCTCGGCGCGGCCTCCTTCGGCACCCTGCGCGAGGACTTCCAGGCCGTGCTGGACGCCGCCGGGCACGGCGGACGGGTGGTGTCGGTGCCGAGCCGCCCGGCGCTCGCGCTGCTCGGCACGCTCGAACGGCTGCGGCTGTCCCCGGTGTACGGGCGCCTGCTGCACAAGCTCACCGCCGACTCGTTCGTCTGCATCGACAAGGCCCGGGACCGGCTCGGATTCACCCCCCGTATGTCCAACCAGGACGCCATCCTCGACACCTACGCCTGGTGGCGTGACCAGCGCAAGGAGCCCCGTGATGCTGCCCAGAACACCGGACGTACCAGCCGCGATCCCTGGAGACAGGGTGCTCTCGCCGCCGCCAAGGTCTTCTTCTGA
- a CDS encoding UbiA prenyltransferase family protein — protein MLSPPPRSSSDRRSSSDRPRPGLARDLIVLLRPGQWPKNLVVLLALLDPALMDWRSAGRLAVAVGAFVLAASTVYVLNDIADREQDRASLTKRHRPIAAGRVTPRTAALLGVLLLAALAVIVGDALTAWWPLLVYLPLNLAYSFGLKHVPLVDLFVVATGFVLRLVQGYTTVGARPPGWLVLCVLSVCLLLVLGKRRHELLADESAHRPALAGYNQHLVDALLVLTAAATLVTYLAYAATVSATGLLTVPCALFALFRYLQVVFVDSGGGNPVSVLLRDRVLLVNAALWLLLLEGSQLHG, from the coding sequence GTGCTCTCGCCGCCGCCAAGGTCTTCTTCTGACCGAAGGTCTTCTTCCGACCGTCCGCGCCCCGGCCTCGCCCGCGACCTGATCGTCCTGCTGCGACCCGGACAGTGGCCGAAGAACCTGGTGGTGCTGCTCGCGCTGCTGGACCCCGCGTTGATGGACTGGCGGTCCGCCGGCCGGCTCGCCGTCGCGGTCGGCGCGTTCGTCCTCGCCGCCTCGACCGTCTACGTGCTCAACGACATCGCCGACCGCGAGCAGGACCGGGCCAGCCTGACCAAACGCCACCGCCCGATCGCGGCTGGACGGGTCACCCCCCGGACGGCGGCGCTGCTCGGGGTACTGCTGCTGGCCGCCCTCGCGGTGATCGTCGGCGACGCGCTGACCGCCTGGTGGCCGCTGCTGGTTTACCTGCCACTGAACCTCGCGTACAGCTTCGGCCTCAAGCACGTACCGCTGGTGGACCTGTTCGTCGTCGCCACCGGTTTCGTGCTGCGGCTGGTGCAGGGCTACACGACCGTCGGGGCGCGTCCGCCCGGCTGGCTCGTGCTGTGCGTGCTGTCGGTATGTCTGCTGCTCGTCCTCGGCAAACGCCGCCACGAACTGCTCGCCGACGAATCGGCCCACCGGCCGGCGCTGGCCGGCTACAACCAGCACCTGGTCGACGCGCTGCTGGTGCTGACCGCCGCCGCCACCCTCGTCACCTACCTGGCGTACGCCGCCACGGTCAGCGCCACCGGGCTGCTGACCGTCCCGTGCGCGCTGTTCGCCCTCTTCCGCTACCTGCAGGTCGTGTTCGTCGACTCGGGTGGCGGCAACCCCGTCTCGGTGCTGCTGCGCGACCGGGTGCTGCTGGTCAACGCCGCGCTGTGGCTGCTGCTGCTGGAAGGGAGTCAGTTGCATGGATGA